In Erigeron canadensis isolate Cc75 chromosome 6, C_canadensis_v1, whole genome shotgun sequence, the following are encoded in one genomic region:
- the LOC122602850 gene encoding glutamate dehydrogenase B, which produces MNALAATNRNFKLAARLLGLDSKLEKSLLIPFREIKVECTIPKDDGSLVSYVGFRIQHDNARGPMKGGIRYHPEVDPDEVNALAQLMTWKTAVANIPYGGAKGGIGCNPGDLSISELERLTRVFTQKIHDLIGIHIDVPAPDMGTNPQTMAWILDEYSKFHGHSPAVVTGKPIDLGGSLGRDAATGRGVLFATEALLNDHGKSIAGQRFVIQGFGNVGSWAAQLIHEAGGKIVAVSDISGAIKNSNGIDIPSLIKHVKEHKGVKGFDGANSIESNSILVEDCDILIPAALGGVINRENANDIKAKFIIEAANHPTDPEADEILSKKGVVILPDIFANSGGVTVSYFEWVQNIQGFMWDEAKVNAELKNYISKGFKDVKEMCKTHNCDLRMGAFTLGVNRVARATVLRGWEA; this is translated from the exons ATGAATGCATTAGCTGCGACAAACCGAAACTTTAAGTTGGCGGCTCGACTGTTGGGCCTAGACTCCAAGCTCGAAAAGAGTCTGCTTATTCCATTCAGAGAAATCAAG GTTGAATGTACAATACCGAAAGACGATGGTAGTTTAGTATCTTACGTCGGCTTCAGGATTCAACATGACAATGCCCGTGGACCCATGAAAGGAGGAATCAGATACCATCCAGAG GTTGATCCTGATGAGGTGAATGCTTTGGCACAACTGATGACATGGAAAACAGCTGTGGCAAATATACCGTATGGTGGGGCAAAAGGAGGAATAGGATGTAACCCTGGCGACTTAAGCATATCTGAACTAGAACGACTTACTCGAGTTTTCACGCAAAAGATTCACGACCTCATTGGAATCCACATCGATGTTCCAGCACCTGATATGGGAACCAATCCTCAG ACAATGGCATGGATATTGGACGAATATTCCAAATTTCATGGACACTCGCCTGCTGTTGTCACTGGAAAACCTATT GATCTTGGTGGATCGCTGGGTCGTGATGCTGCTACCGGTAGGGGAGTACTCTTTGCAACGGAAGCCCTTCTTAATGATCATGGAAAAAGTATTGCTGGCCAACGGTTTGTTATACAG GGATTCGGGAATGTTGGTTCGTGGGCTGCTCAACTCATTCATGAAGCTGGTGGGAAGATTGTAGCAGTCAGTGATATAAGTGGAGCAATAAAGAACAGCAATGGAATTGACATTCCCAGCCTGATTAAACATGTTAAGGAACACAAAGGAGTGAAAGGCTTTGATGGTGCAAACTCGATAGAGTCTAACTCTATTTTAGTTGAAGATTGTGACATCCTCATCCCTGCTGCCCTTGGGGGTGTAATTAACAG GGAAAATGCAAACGATATCAAAGCCAAGTTCATAATTGAAGCGGCAAACCATCCTACTGACCCTGAAGCGGATGAG ATATTATCAAAGAAAGGCGTTGTCATCCTCCCTGACATATTTGCAAATTCTGGAGGGGTAACAGTTAGTTACTTTGAATGGGTTCAG AACATTCAAGGGTTTATGTGGGATGAAGCAAAAGTTAACGCAGAGCTAAAGAATTATATTAGTAAAGGTTTCAAAGACGTGAAAGAAATGTGTAAAACTCACAATTGTGATTTACGTATGGGAGCATTTACATTGGGAGTCAACCGTGTTGCTAGAGCTACGGTTCTAAGAGGCTGGGAAGCGTAA
- the LOC122605834 gene encoding uncharacterized protein LOC122605834 encodes MAALHGGDGGNDPPNWGWNPEWGCRRTGGISTGRAVAANNDLEREFQNSGRRISLMLNNDLSRWQAIGDHAKWYKSYLGTYVATVPHNYESWDQVPQPIKDGLTDWLMRRFYLEPYLGHPENHPLREAVTRMIRQDALKIYRDKKAKFKKTWFTDRGGSQRLAELEGQPPYGMPPQVWSYLLGYWTSEPRMIAAQRNTTNRQQQNNFVSTHGRQSYAQREWRYAEDNDGRREEPPEFYLRAHTRRDGMVQDAVRPIYERLLDTHQRLSQVPNTPPTQTYVDALGTRSGHTRVVGRVVRGTRGLNVPLPEDIEQPFPAQQSPSFNVNDMFAQGSPWTQSSFKDGPSTSSSHAGPSTSRAPTQRLGSDSDSDSDDESD; translated from the exons ATGGCTGCACTTCACGGCGGAGATGGTGGTAACGACCCTCCAAACTGGGGGTGGAATCCCGAATGGGGTTGTAGGCGTACGGgtg gtattagCACAGGGAGAGCTGTTGCTGCTAACAACGATCTGGAGCGCGAGTTTCAGAATTCGGGACGCCGAATCTCACTTATGTTGAATAACGATCTAAGTAGGTGGCAGGCAATCGGGGACCACGCCAAGTGGTACAAGAGCTATTTGGGGACCTATGTCGCTACCGTCCCACATAATTACGAGTCGTGGGATCAGGTGCCCCAGCCCATCAAGGATGGACTTACTGACTGGCTTATg AGACGGTTCTACTTAGAACCATATCTAGGTCACCCAGAAAATCACCCGTTACGAGAGGCCGTGACCAGGATGATACGTCAGGATGCCCTGAAGATCTACAGGGATAAAAAagcaaaattcaagaagacttgGTTCACTGACAGGGGTGGGTCCCAGAGGCTGGCAGAACTGGAGGGTCAACCTCCGTATGGGATGCCTCCACAGGTGTGGAGTTATCTACTGGGTTACTGGACCAGCGAGCCCCGGATGATTGCTGCCCAAAGAAACACGACAAACAGGCagcaacaaaataattttgtcagtactcacggtcggcagtcatacgctcagcgtgaatggcgttacgct GAAGATAATGACGGGCGACGTGAGGAGCCACCCGAGTTTTATTTGCGGGCCCACACGAGACGAGATGGGATGGTGCAGGACGCAGTTAGGCCCATTTAT GAGCGGCTTCTTGATACCCACCAAAGACTTTCCCAAGTGCCCAATACCCCGCCTACGCAGACATATGTGGACGCTTTAGGGACACGATCGGGACATACTCGTGTGGTTGGGCGTGTGGTTAGGGGAACACGTGGACTGAATGTCCCCCTCCCAGAGGATATAGAGCAACCCTTTCCAGCCCAGCAGTCACCGTCCTTTAACGTCAATGATATGTTCGCCCAGGGTAGCCCTTGGACCCAGTCATCATTCAAAGACGGACCTAGCACGTCATCATCCCATGCTGGGCCTAGCACCTCACGGGCCCCCACACAGCGGTTGggtagtgatagtgatagtgatagtgatgatgaaagtgattag
- the LOC122605802 gene encoding protein SINE1-like → MGRNLNPVLRRELQNLDKDTDSRKLAMKALKSYVKDLDPKAIPLFLTQVSETKETGLTSGEYTISLYEVLARVHGTKIVPQIENIMSTIIKTLTSSVVSFALHQACSKVVPAIARYGMDPTTPEDKKRRIIHSLCKPLSDSLLSSQENLSSGAALCLKALVDSDNWRFASSQMVNEVCQRVSGALERPMMTNSHMGLVFSLAKHNGVIVEAYARLLIRSGIKILHIGASEGNSQKRLVAIQMISYLMRCLDYKCLISELSFVIEEMKKCDEDQMAYVKGAAFEATQTAKRILIEKGSKYERKNGKRDDGDQSPLSVSAESQSMGSFGGYTPMTSSPFSVSCVTQEVDSGRSVNRKLWRYENGRMDVSLKDGLFSGGTRTPRSVIENSEHNGFSEDQGDYADRFFSGFLQNSQGGANDGSRSATPSPQKSRSYINLDNVKIFTTPRKLVKSFQGSNEVHSDSSDKQNQMVKSPQSQRSRSPLVSKFDLNQTSKYDQNDLSGDLNDRFTREDEQYNETSESVSSSENQELIFESKATCRVPALRILSALIVLFAIVGCLLYAGNVDEGRYLVPT, encoded by the exons ATGGGAAGAAATCTGAACCCTGTGCTTAGACGAGAATTACAAAATCTTGACAAAGATACTGATAGTAGAAAACTAGCCATGAAAGCATTGAAATCCTATGTGAAAGATTTGGATCCTAAAGCAATCCCACTCTTTCTTACCCAAGTTTCCGAGACCAAAGAAACTGGGTTAACATCTGGCGAGTACACAATCTCACTTTATGAGGTTCTTGCTCGTGTCCATGGCACTAAGATTGTACCCCAAATTGAAAATATCATGTCCACCATAATCAAAACTTTAACCTCTAGTGTAGTCTCTTTTGCACTTCACCAAGCTTGCTCAAAGGTGGTCCCTGCCATTGCTAGATACGGGATGGACCCTACCACCCCCGAAGATAAGAAAAGGCGAATTATACACTCTCTTTGTAAGCCCCTTTCTGATTCTCTTTTATCTAGCCAAGAAAATTTATCATCTGGTGCTGCGCTATGCTTAAAGGCTCTTGTGGACTCGGATAATTGGCGGTTTGCCTCCAGTCAAATGGTCAATGAGGTGTGTCAAAGAGTTTCTGGGGCTTTGGAGAGACCTATGATGACAAATTCACACATGGGGTTAGTTTTTTCGTTAGCAAAACATAATGGCGTAATTGTTGAAGCATATGCAAGGTTGTTAATTCGGTCTGGTATCAAAATCTTGCATATTGGTGCTTCTGAGGGGAATTCTCAAAAACGGTTGGTGGCGATTCAAATGATAAGTTATCTTATGAGGTGTTTGGATTATAAATGTTTAATATCTGAACTTAGCTTTGTAATTGAAGAAATGAAGAAGTGTGACGAAGATCAAATGGCGTATGTTAAAGGAGCAGCTTTTGAGGCAACACAAACTGCCAAGAGAATCTTGATAGAGAAAGGGTCAAAATATGAGAGAAAGAATGGTAAAAGGGACGATGGAGATCAATCTCCTCTCAGTGTGTCAGCTGAATCACAATCTATGGGTTCATTTGGTGGGTATACGCCTATGACCAGTTCACCTTTTTCAGTTAGTTGTGTAACTCAAGAAGTTGATTCTGGTAGAAGTGTAAACCGAAAGCTCTGGAGGTATGAAAATGGCAGGATGGATGTTTCTTTGAAAGACGGGCTATTTTCAGGCGGGACTCGTACTCCTAGAAGTGTCATTGAAAACTCTGAGCATAACGGGTTTTCTGAGGATCAAGGCGATTATGCAGACAGATTTTTTTCAGGATTTTTGCAGAATAGTCAAGGTGGAGCAAATGATGGTTCGAGGAGTGCTACTCCTAGTCCCCAG AAATCCCGGTCTTACATTAATCTTGACAATGTTAAGATTTTCACTACTCCAAGAAAGCTTGTCAAATCTTTTCAAGGTTCAAATGAGGTACACTCTGACTCTTCAGATAAACAAAACCAAATGGTTAAAAGCCCACAAAGCCAAAGATCCAGAAGCCCTTTGGTGAGCAAGTTTGATCTGAACCAAACTTCAAAATATGATCAGAATGACCTCTCTGGTGATCTCAATGATCGTTTCACTCGTGAAGATGAACAATATAATGAAACTTCAGAATCAGTTTCTTCAAGTGAAAACCAAGAGCTTATTTTTGAATCTAAAGCAACATGCAGGGTTCCTGCTCTGAGAATTCTTTCTGCTCTCATTGTTTTGTTTGCAATCGTTGGTTGCCTCTTATATGCAGGAAATGTAGATGAAGGTCGCTATCTAGTCCCTACTTGA